The proteins below are encoded in one region of Apium graveolens cultivar Ventura chromosome 4, ASM990537v1, whole genome shotgun sequence:
- the LOC141719416 gene encoding uncharacterized protein LOC141719416 → MWVVDIVGILPTSTKNAKYYIIAIDYMTKWVESQPLSAITEEAAQNFFLDHIILRFGIPKVCVSDNGTQFIENKFQRNKKRLGGAKGRCAEKLPWVLWAYRTTPQSSTGETPFKLTYKKDALVPVEVGIDSYKIDIYNVEINSFGLRANVDVRRRKRGRPPKKHEILVAGSPIL, encoded by the exons ATGTGGGTTGTAGACATTGTAGGAATTCTGCCTACTAGCACCAAAAATGCAAAGTACTACATAATTGCCATCGACTACATGACCAAGTGGGTCGAATCCCAGCCGTTATCCGCCATAACTGAAGAAGCAGCCCAAAATTTCTTCCTGGACCATATCATTCTCAGATTTGGAATCCCGAAAGTGTGTGTTTCGGATAATGGGACCCAGTTCATCGAAAATAAGTTTCAAAG GAATAAGAAAAGGTTAGGCGGAGCCAAGGGAAGATGCGCCGAAAAGTTACCTTGGGTCTTGTGGGCTTATCGAACAACACCTCAGTCTTCCACCGGGGAAACTCCTTTCAAGTTGACATATAAAAAAGATGCCCTGGTTCCGGTTGAAGTGGGCATAGACTCTTACAAAATCGATATCTACAACGTGGAAATCAATAGCTTCGGATTAAGGGCGAATGTagacgttagaagaagaaagagaggcCGCCCACCAAAGAAACATGAAATACTTGTTGCAGGCAGCCCAATACTATGA
- the LOC141719417 gene encoding uncharacterized protein LOC141719417, with the protein MEAFVDDSVIGKKCGVGLILSIPDGFEICQAIRFDFPLTNNDAEYEALLTGMELAQSLEAKHLRAFSDSMLVVKHFSGEYEQRDPRIKAYATKVKDFFLLFKTFELSQIGRENNSREDALSRLASAETQSLTSSIYLTEVKTPSIEKKEFLEIHQGTNWMTLTRNFLKKGILLVDRKEALKVRYRTSSYTIVNGRMYRQSISQPLLRCLNTEEQQQALKAVHEGI; encoded by the coding sequence ATGGAAGCTTTTGTGGATGATTCGGTCATCGGGAAGAAGTGTGGGGTCGGTTTAATACTTTCCATCCCCGACGGCTTTGAAATATGTCAGGCTATACGGTTCGACTTCCCTCTCACCAATAATGACGCAGAATACGAAGCCCTCCTCACAGGAATGGAGTTAGCCCAAAGCCTCGAGGCGAAGCACTTGAGGGCGTTTAGTGATTCCATGCTAGTAGTCAAGCACTTCTCAGGAGAATATGAACAAAGGGATCCTCGGATAAAGGCTTATGCTACTAAGGTAAAAgatttttttttgttatttaaaACTTTTGAGCTAAGTCAAATAGGAAGGGAAAATAATAGTCGGGAGGATGCTCTCTCCAGGCTAGCTTCGGCCGAGACTCAAAGCCTAACCAGTTCCATCTATCTCACCGAAGTCAAGACGCCTTCGATCGAAAAGAAAGAATTCCTTGAGATTCACCAAGGCACCAATTGGATGACTCTGACTCGGAATTTCCTGAAAAAAGGAATCCTCCTAGTGGACCGTAAGGAAGCCTTAAAAGTAAGGTATAGGACCTCAAGCTACACAATTGTCAATGGAAGAATGTACCGTCAATCTATCAGCCAGCCGCTCTTAAGGTGCTTGAATACTGAAGAGCAACAACAGGCCCTGAAAGCGGTGCACGAAGGAATTTGA